One window of Halorussus sp. MSC15.2 genomic DNA carries:
- a CDS encoding fla cluster protein FlaF — MGFSVSGATVILFLGIFISFGVAYSAANDGFERVNGAFEDNSEDELTRQNTAIAIGNASVANEGGQSYLNLTVNNTGSSTLSVNDTDILIDGTYTNHTSDNMVRLEVGDDNETDLWLPGETLHANVSVNNPDRVKVVTGPGVSDSEEVN; from the coding sequence ATGGGATTCAGCGTTAGCGGTGCGACGGTGATTCTGTTCCTCGGTATATTCATCAGCTTCGGAGTCGCCTATTCGGCCGCCAACGACGGCTTCGAGCGAGTGAACGGAGCGTTCGAGGACAACTCCGAGGACGAACTCACTCGTCAGAACACCGCCATCGCCATCGGCAACGCCTCGGTCGCGAACGAAGGCGGGCAGTCGTACCTGAACCTGACAGTCAACAACACCGGTTCGAGCACGCTGTCGGTGAACGACACCGACATTCTTATAGATGGAACCTACACGAACCACACGAGTGACAACATGGTGAGGCTGGAAGTCGGCGACGATAACGAGACGGACCTGTGGCTCCCCGGCGAGACACTTCACGCCAACGTCTCCGTCAACAACCCCGACCGGGTGAAAGTCGTGACCGGGCCGGGCGTGTCGGACTCCGAGGAGGTGAACTGA
- a CDS encoding flagellar protein G, with the protein MASVSTSHLILFIASLLIAASVAGTFTQGVQRLSSALGDRSVDVSSDIRSDITLISDPGSGAVYDDSGDGNVTVLAKNTGSRDLEASSDQIEVLLNGRYQTNVSVTVVDGSAWTVGNVLRITIRLDQPLDTGSDHRVKIIVNGDEEVLQFRT; encoded by the coding sequence ATGGCGAGCGTCTCCACGTCCCACCTCATCCTGTTCATCGCCAGTCTACTCATCGCCGCCAGCGTGGCGGGGACGTTCACGCAGGGCGTCCAGCGCCTCTCGTCGGCACTCGGCGACAGGAGTGTGGACGTGAGCAGTGACATCCGTAGCGACATCACGCTCATCAGCGACCCCGGCAGCGGTGCGGTGTACGACGACTCGGGAGACGGGAACGTCACGGTATTAGCCAAGAATACAGGGTCACGCGACCTCGAAGCGTCGAGTGACCAAATCGAGGTGTTGTTGAACGGACGGTATCAGACGAACGTCTCCGTGACAGTCGTGGACGGTTCGGCGTGGACCGTCGGAAACGTCCTCCGGATTACCATTCGTCTCGACCAGCCACTCGACACGGGCAGCGACCATCGCGTGAAGATAATCGTAAACGGTGACGAAGAGGTGCTTCAGTTCCGAACATGA
- a CDS encoding ATPase domain-containing protein, whose product MTRDNLYSLGLEDHDRLNHELGGGVPRGSIVLIEGDYGAGKSAISQRFSYGLCETGHSVTLLSTELTIGGFIDQMHSLSYGVEDHLLDERLLFLHADVDTGGGRLTAPAEDEEGNRKELLNRLMNAEAMWQADVIVIDTFDAILRNDPKFEALIRQNEERQAALEIISFFRDLVSQGQVIVLTVDPSTVDEEAIGPFRAIADVFMELQMVEVGNDVRRNISVKRFAGMGEQVGDTIGFSVRADAGIVIESRSVA is encoded by the coding sequence ATGACACGAGACAATCTCTACTCGCTCGGCCTAGAAGACCACGACCGACTGAACCACGAACTCGGGGGCGGCGTCCCCCGCGGGTCCATCGTCCTCATCGAGGGCGACTACGGGGCCGGGAAGTCGGCTATCAGCCAGCGGTTCAGTTACGGACTCTGCGAGACGGGCCACTCGGTTACCCTGCTCTCGACCGAACTCACCATCGGCGGGTTCATCGACCAGATGCACTCGCTGTCGTACGGCGTCGAGGACCACCTGCTCGACGAGCGACTCCTCTTCCTCCACGCCGACGTGGACACCGGCGGCGGTCGCCTGACCGCGCCCGCCGAGGACGAGGAGGGCAACCGCAAGGAACTGCTCAACCGACTCATGAACGCCGAGGCGATGTGGCAGGCCGACGTCATCGTCATCGACACGTTCGACGCCATCCTCCGGAACGACCCCAAATTCGAGGCGCTGATTCGACAGAATGAGGAGCGCCAAGCCGCCCTCGAAATCATCTCGTTCTTCCGCGACTTGGTCTCGCAGGGGCAGGTCATCGTCCTCACAGTGGACCCCTCCACGGTGGACGAGGAAGCCATCGGCCCGTTCCGGGCCATCGCCGACGTGTTCATGGAACTCCAGATGGTCGAGGTCGGCAACGACGTGCGACGGAACATCTCCGTCAAGCGGTTCGCCGGGATGGGTGAACAGGTCGGTGACACCATCGGGTTCTCGGTCCGGGCCGACGCCGGAATCGTCATCGAGAGTCGGAGCGTCGCCTAA
- a CDS encoding type II/IV secretion system ATPase subunit produces MTEHGTAQIQDDLREVAMRRPHLRDYLKRFKQFTGEFPRLIDEPNDEWETDKPNVIYPVGGPIYCHVYGDVGQDTEYYAVEPELSGTEQELFGKVRGEILEKSVKKPAPQDEGEYDDRIEELLDDTVLVNDGDTGGGGRANLRNLSADQILNWIKNVSYNDFKHNVRTFSTEDIVRVVKDYTNIGTYEVSEQTYENIRYRLNRDIVGFGPLEPIMRDPANEDIHVIGPHETYVDHGTFGMLGTSVDFGTPDRFDNWLRNMGERIGDPVSDSDPIVDSTLPDGSRINIIYSDDVSLKGPSLTIRQGEGTPLSVAQITKWGTLSPKLAAYLWLCLENEQTVFVVGETASGKTTTLNCIMSFIPRDSKIYTAEDTAEVLPPHDTWQQLLTREGGGEDSTDVDMFDLVAAALRSRPDYIVVGEVRGEEGRMAFQAAQTGHPVMLTFHASDIVSMIQRFTGDPINIPETFMDNADVALFQNRVKQGDDVLRRVTSVQEIEGYSKEMGGVVTRQAFYWDPVEDEIVFQGMNNSFVLEEQIATLLGYENTRDIYNELDFRAEMMERMIEENILGYHEVNETIEAFQRDGVDGLPFNIHRSID; encoded by the coding sequence ATGACCGAACACGGGACCGCACAGATTCAGGACGACCTTCGGGAAGTGGCCATGCGACGGCCACACCTGCGGGACTACCTGAAACGGTTCAAGCAGTTCACCGGGGAGTTCCCGCGGCTTATAGACGAACCGAACGACGAGTGGGAGACGGACAAGCCCAACGTCATCTACCCGGTCGGCGGTCCTATCTACTGCCACGTCTACGGCGACGTGGGTCAGGACACCGAGTACTACGCGGTCGAACCTGAACTCTCGGGGACCGAACAGGAGCTGTTCGGCAAGGTTCGCGGCGAGATTCTCGAAAAGAGCGTGAAGAAGCCCGCGCCTCAGGACGAGGGCGAGTACGACGACCGCATCGAGGAACTGCTCGACGACACGGTGCTGGTCAACGACGGCGATACTGGCGGTGGCGGTCGCGCCAACCTCCGGAACCTCTCGGCCGACCAGATTCTGAACTGGATAAAGAACGTCTCGTACAACGACTTCAAGCACAACGTCCGGACGTTCTCGACCGAAGACATCGTTCGGGTCGTCAAGGACTACACCAACATCGGCACCTACGAGGTGTCCGAGCAGACCTACGAGAACATCCGGTACCGGCTGAACCGCGACATCGTCGGGTTCGGCCCGCTGGAACCCATCATGCGCGACCCGGCCAACGAGGACATTCACGTCATCGGTCCGCACGAGACGTACGTGGACCACGGCACGTTCGGCATGCTCGGGACCAGCGTAGACTTCGGGACGCCCGACAGGTTCGACAACTGGCTGCGGAACATGGGCGAGCGAATCGGCGACCCCGTGAGCGACAGCGACCCAATCGTGGACTCCACTCTCCCCGACGGGTCGCGTATCAACATCATCTACTCCGACGACGTGAGCCTGAAGGGACCGAGCCTCACTATCCGTCAGGGCGAGGGGACGCCGCTGTCGGTGGCCCAGATTACCAAGTGGGGCACGCTGTCGCCGAAACTGGCGGCGTACCTCTGGCTCTGTCTGGAGAACGAGCAGACGGTGTTCGTGGTCGGAGAGACGGCGTCCGGGAAGACCACGACCCTGAACTGCATCATGTCGTTCATCCCCCGCGACTCGAAGATTTACACCGCGGAGGACACTGCGGAGGTCCTGCCGCCCCACGACACGTGGCAGCAGCTCTTGACCCGCGAGGGCGGCGGCGAGGACTCCACGGACGTGGACATGTTCGACCTCGTCGCGGCCGCGCTGCGTTCGCGCCCCGACTACATCGTCGTCGGGGAGGTTCGTGGCGAAGAGGGTCGGATGGCGTTCCAAGCGGCCCAGACCGGCCACCCCGTGATGCTGACGTTCCACGCGAGCGACATCGTCTCGATGATTCAGCGTTTCACCGGGGACCCCATCAACATCCCCGAGACGTTCATGGACAACGCCGACGTGGCGCTGTTCCAGAACCGGGTCAAGCAGGGCGACGACGTGCTCCGTCGCGTGACCTCCGTCCAAGAGATAGAGGGCTACTCGAAGGAGATGGGCGGCGTCGTCACCCGGCAGGCGTTCTACTGGGACCCCGTGGAAGACGAAATCGTCTTCCAAGGGATGAACAACTCCTTCGTCCTCGAAGAGCAGATTGCGACCCTGCTCGGGTACGAGAACACTCGCGACATCTACAACGAACTCGACTTCCGGGCCGAGATGATGGAGCGCATGATAGAGGAGAACATCCTCGGCTACCACGAGGTCAACGAGACCATCGAGGCGTTCCAGCGCGACGGCGTGGACGGGTTGCCGTTCAACATCCACCGTTCCATCGACTGA